One window of Natrinema sp. SYSU A 869 genomic DNA carries:
- a CDS encoding helix-turn-helix domain-containing protein → MAAEFGLSQGTIGEHLRRVEAKIIQSVVV, encoded by the coding sequence TTGGCGGCCGAGTTCGGACTGTCACAGGGAACGATTGGCGAACATCTTCGGCGAGTCGAGGCGAAGATTATCCAATCTGTGGTTGTGTGA